The sequence ACACCGACTCGTGGGGCAGCCCGTTGCGGAACGACGCCGACTCGATGCCCAGCCCGGTGACCGCCCCGCCGAGGGTGATCGTCTTGAGCTGCGGCACCACCAGCGGCGAGAGCGCGTACGGCAGCGTGGCCGCGACCAGCGTCTCGTAGGTGCACATGCCGGCGACATCAGCGGTGCGGGCGTCGGGGTCGACGGCGATGACCCCGGTCAGGCCCGAGACGTCGAGGCCCTTGCTCTTGGTCCTGGCGCGGGCGCGGAACAGGTTCGAGGTCGGTTTGGCAAGACGAACGGTGGCGTTCGGCGGGATCGCCCGGTAGCTGTCCAGGAGCCGCTGGACCCCCGCCGCGTCAGCAGCACGTGCGTCGGTTTTCTCAGCAGACACAGATATACGCTAGTCGGCGTCCGCGGCCGATGCGACCGCACAGTCAAACCAGGAGATGTCCGATGGCACAGGTCAGCGCAGCCAGCACGGTCTTGGTCGAGGCGCCGCCGGAGAAGGTCTTGGCGGCGATCGCGGACTATTCGACCGTGCGCCCGAAGATCCTGTCCCCGCACTACCGCGACTACAAGGTGCTCGAGGGCGGGCAGGGCGCGGGCACGGTCGCGTCGTGGAAACTGCAGGCCACCAAGTCGCGGGTGCGTGACGTCAAGGCCACCGTCGACGTCGCCGGGCACACCGTCATCGAGAAGGACGCCAACTCGTCGATGATCACCAACTGGACCGTCGCCCCCGCGGGCGAGGGTGCCACCGTCACGGTCAAGACCACCTGGCAGGGCGCCGGCGGCGTCGGCGGCTTCTTCGAAAAGATCTTCGCACCGCTGGGGTTGCGCAAGATCCAGGACGAAGTGCTGGCCAACCTCAAGTCCCACGTCGAGCGGGAATCTCGTTAAGGGGTCGATTACAAGCA comes from Mycolicibacterium pulveris and encodes:
- a CDS encoding SRPBCC family protein, with protein sequence MAQVSAASTVLVEAPPEKVLAAIADYSTVRPKILSPHYRDYKVLEGGQGAGTVASWKLQATKSRVRDVKATVDVAGHTVIEKDANSSMITNWTVAPAGEGATVTVKTTWQGAGGVGGFFEKIFAPLGLRKIQDEVLANLKSHVERESR